Below is a window of Malus domestica chromosome 13, GDT2T_hap1 DNA.
GTTTTGGCATCCCAGATATGCTCCatcatttcttcttcaattgtgGTCTTTAAAGCAAACATCGCCTTACCTGCCTTGATCTTCCACTTCCTCAAAGTTCCGCTGGTGTCTTCTTCCGGCTGCGCAACTTCATTACCGCCGACGACATCCCAAAGATCTTGGCCTTGTAGGTAAGACTCCATACACGTCGCCCATgtgttgtaatttttgttgttcAACTTCTTGATTCCTCCAACAACTTGAAGATCTCCCATCGTGTCGACAGAACTTCGATAAACCGAACAAGCTTAACGAATAATCTTGTGAAGTACTAAACTTCTCAcgattctcaaaaacttcactagAGACGGTCCCTGATCGTACCGctttgataccaattgttggggAAAAACatagagtacacaactctaacacaagtgttggagagacaacacaagtaaacaaattacttgtattacacacacaaaatattacaacactcaaAGACACAACTTTAGAAGTAATGACACTCATCACTTTCTAGAGACACACTCTAGATCACTCACACTCCTACAAGACTATTCTTGCTTCTCACTATCACTTGGTTGCCTTCTTGATTGGTTGCTTGCTTgatacaaatggtgtggatgccttctccatttataggcatggatggaaccttggagaaaCATGTAATcatcatgctagagatatctagataattctACTAACTACTAATCTTGCATGTTGATGGAaacctcaccattcttctagactcttccaccaacttgaactttgctagaattctctagcatgtgtATGGATCTTTCTTTGTCCATGGGCTGGATCCATCTTGGGCCAAGGCAAGATTACACTTCAACACAAACACCAATTGGGCTGGGGTTGATCTTCAACAGGTGTGGCATATTTGGGGTCTCAATGGTCCATTATAATGTAGTTGTGTGGTTTCATTTCATTTCGCGTTCACAATTTGTACCTATGAACGGTAGACAGAAATTGTTGTCTTGGACAATAGATAAtaacttttgctttgaatctgTGAATTTTTGCTTTCACTTACTTTTGTAAAATTGTTCGTATCCTAAATTCATCTGCCACAAATCATTTTTAGTGTTCCACTATGAAAAACCAAGTTTCTGCCTGAGAGATAttgtaaaaatgctttcttCTGGGCCAGTTTCACTTATCTCTAATAAGTACTACCCTGTAACTAAAGTTCTTTATGTTCTCTAGTTGGTAGTCTAGAGATATTCGTCTCTCTAAAAGCAGAGCTCTAGGTCGATGTTATATGTATCCGCGCTTCACTTCTGAAATTCCATGCCTGTATCCACACTGTAGTTTTTGAAATCTTCTAGCATATAATTGTTATATTTCTGAGATGTAGCAAAGAGTATGCATTGAAAGGGATGAATTCTTGATAGTTTTCGTCATAATCtattcatttatttatatgtttacATTTTTCCCTTTAAAAAGGAGAAAACTAATCTGATATCCTCATATGAGTTTCTTTACGTCGCGCAGGTGGTATTCATGGCCAGTATTCAGATCTTCTGAGTCTTTTTGAGTATGGTGGATGGCCCTCTCACTCCAACTATCTGTTTTTAGGGGATTATGTAGATCATGGGAAGCAAAGCCTAGAAACAATATGCCTTCTCCTTGCATATAAAATAAAGTATCCTCAGCATTTTTTCCTTCTGAGGGGTAACCATGAATGTGCTTCAATAAACAGAATATATGGCTTTTATGATGAGTGTAAACAAAGATTCAATGTCAGACTTTGGAAAGAGTTTACAGATTGTTTCAACTGCCTTCCCGTGGCAGCTCTCCTTGAAGACAAAATACTCTGCATGCATGGTGGACTATCACCCGAGTTAAACAATTTAAATCAGATCAACACTTTAAAGCCACCTACTGATGTCCCAGATAGTGGTTTGCTATGTGATCTCATGTGGTCCGATCCTAGCAAAGACATTGAAGGTTGGGGACCAAATGATAGGGGAATTTCCTTTACCTTCGGTGCTGATAGGGTAACAGAGTTTCTTCAGAAGCACGATCTAGATTTGATTTGTCGAGCTCACCATGTCTGAAATATCTTTTCATTTCAGAATTTTCCACTACCATATAACCAAGAACTCCTTCCACTTAtcagatattatttatatttgcaGGTTGTCAAAGATGGATATGAGTTCTTTTTGGACACGAAACTCTTGACAATATTTTCGGCACCAAATTACTGTGGTGAGTTTGACAATGCTGGGGCAATGACGAGTGTCGATGAGTCTCTCAAGCGCTCTTTCCAGATATGATAAGAAGCCAAGTTAGCTTTGGGAGTAGAGCTGCAGGTCAGCCGGTACTCCATTGAAAGTCAAGGTACCATTCATCTCACCCCATGTACGAAGCTCTACTTCGTAGTATATAACCAttgtaacattttatatttttgtatttgttggAAACAGATGAAAAAGTAGAGAATTATGTAGAAAAATTTCCAACTATCGTCCATGCTGATTTGAGCCTAGAAAAGCACTGCAAAATAATATATGAACAATGCATCTGAGTTGGTTAGTTGTGgagttttctatatatacagAAGACAGAAGTTATAGGTGTAGAGAAACATCTAGGAAGACTTTGAAAGCGACTCTAATAAAAGACTTGGATTACTTGAATCCAACAGAAAACATGGGATAAACAAGCCATATATTTTAGGAGTCGCATGCCTTAATTCAACAGTTTTTTAAAAAGCTAATGAGAGCtccaatcaaattttttttctgagTTAAACCTTCTCTTGTTGGATTTTATTGGTTAAAAAATGTTCTCCGAAGTATCCAAACTTGGTCTCTAGTTAAGAGTCCGCACCCAAGAGTTTAGAGGGTACCTCAGTTTATGCTCTTTAATTTTCCTTCTTCCTAGTTATGTTGTAGGCTGCATATTTAATGGATTGTGACATTATATGCGCTTTATTAACTCTCACTTTATACATGAAACTTGTCTTCCATTGTTATGATATGCATTTTTCTTTACCTCCAGTCGTTTCTTGGTGCAATGGTGTAAGGTATTGCGATGGGAGATTTCTGAAGAAAGCACCTCCCTTTGTTCGGAAAGACGTAGCGTGCCTGTTTAACTGTTTTAAGTCCTCTAATTTCTTTCaatacaaaaacacaaattCGAAACTTCTTTCAGCAAGAGAGTGCAGAAGATCTTCCCAGGAACATATGCAATGCCCTTGTATGCAGTGGAGACTAGTACTATAAAACCCACTCTATGAAAGAGCAATGGGTAAAAAGTTGGAAAAAGAGTgagttttttctttcatttttgtgtttttgggtGGGTTGTTTGAGTCTTGCTTTTCATGTAAAATAATAGTTGTAAGACTCAGTCGATAGATGAGTACATTAAAATTACTCAAAGAACGAAATAGTGAGTGTCCTTAGAAGGTCTTTTGAGCACTAAATGATAGATGAGGTTCTAGTGTGATACAACCACGAATTGTGCCCATGGTAGATTGGGATCTAACACCACGTGCACTATGGCTATTGTGGATTATAGAATGACCACGACCAATGCCCGTTATAAAAGAATTTTCAAAACTAAAAAACTAAATAGAaagatatttatttttatttaatcaatataatataatatttatattcaAGATTGCACATTTACTACAATAtaataattacataaaaaaaatcacaattaaaATCAATGAGCTATCCTAAGAAATATGAAACTATCTATCAAGTACGAAATACTCCATTTACAAACAATTGTCACTTAAAATACTTCACTTTTCCTTGAATCGTATTACAAAGATTCATAATTTGATAACCGCCGCTACCACTACCCCTTCCTCCTGGTTGAATAATTCACCTAAATACATAATGACAAATAAGTTGATCAAACGATTGCTTCTAAGAAAACATATGCTTAACAATTTGGTATATAACACTCaatagagagaaagtgagatTCCTAACCCTACAAGAAGAACTTGAATGAAAGGAAAACATATCATATTAGAAATCGAAATACTATCAACTTGAGAATTAAGAATCActaacaacaacttcaaattATCGCTACGATTAttcataattttaaaaattaattttaaaaaatagagaaattgagaAAATGGAGGACCTGCACCTGTCGAACCATAGGTGGACGACCTCAGCGAAGAGAATGTAGCACCATCATTGCATTTGCTCCCACTACAAATCTGTTCGTTCCAATTGAACCGCCTTAATTTTCAGAGCGACACGGTGGAGTGGAAGGGATGGTCGCCACTGTTGCGGTGAGGCTGAGGAGGAGAGAGCATGGAGGTTGTGTTAGGGTTGATTTGTTAGGTTGCTAATGTTGTTGCAGGAGGAAAGTGGGAGGTTTTTGAGTGGGAGGTTTTTGAGTGGGCGACATCAGGAGGGGAAGAAATTGGTGGTCGTGGTGAGGTGAGGAGTCATGGATGGAGAGAGGCGATGACTGGAGAGAAGataaaaaatgagagaaaagttTGAGAGAGGTAAAGTAATAGGAAATGAAGGATTTCACTTAAATTTTGAGAATTGCAGGAGTACAGTGAAATTTCaaagatttgaaattttgggaaatttttCAATCCctcctaaatttttttaaataatgcgTGTaattccaccattttttttaccacaaacATTAAATGTGATTAAAAACAATATTACCACGACCAAGATCCATGGTGGTTTAATATTTTTACAACATGTTAGATTAAGTATGTGGTATTAAAttgtttttggaaaaattaggttttcatccttatttttcttACTTCATTGAGCAAAACCTTATTCCTTTtagatttcaataataaaatattttttatttctaaatatatttatttagtgttAGGAACGTTACattttgtatatttatatttatggctaaattttttatcatatatttttttttagtttgtaccaattttcttttcagttttaatttgtaatcatatattaattccttTTTatgcccatatttttaaaattttattagtATTTGTAACCATTTTTAATTtggctaaatgtacccatgctaattatatgcatttattttatgttttaaaatacatcattagttattttttttataatatgttaataattatgggcacatcattttttttgctataatttttgtaaagaacaatattactctaaaattgatttttaagtatttattatattttaaaaatattatttgaatttgtttaaatttcataatttgtgagACATTAAATGCACAAATGCATAGGTTAAATCTCTTAAATGAGGCTAAGGACCtcgatcaaaatatttaaacaaacaaggtTTCAGTCTAACAATTAGTTTGATTAGGGACCGGAACTAAAGTGACCCATTGTTTTATTATAACAGGGCACTACTTGTCTGttgtaaaatattattttccatAACGTGCTAACTAAGCCTACGATAAATGTTAACTTTTTATAACAAGTGCATAAAGCCCATGGTAAATTTGTTGTGGTAAATGAGCTGTTGTCTAGTAGTGAGTGTAAAACATTTGGTAAATTATAATGTAAAGTGTAATTGTATATAATGACAAAAATAGACGTTGTGGGAGTTGTGGTCAATCTGCAATGACAACAGTGGTGAGGGCAATGGTGATGGTGCAGTAGTGGTGATGGTAGCGACAAAGGTGGAGGTATGGTGGTGGAGCCAATAGTGGAATGTGGTGGTTTTGGTGTAAAGATAACAATAGTAGTAGGGGTCGTGGTAGAAATGGTAGTGGCGCCtgtggttgtggttgtggtggtTGTGGTGACAGTTGTGgttaggtggtggtggtggcaacaATGATGGCAGGGGCGGTAGTGTAACGATAGTGATggcaatggtggtggtggtggcggttaCGATTGTGGCGGCAACGACAATGGTGGTGGAGGTGATAACAACAATGGTGGCGGTAATGGCGGTGGTGGTGTAAGGTTAGTGTTTGTAAGGTAGGTAgtgattgtcattttgttttCCAAGGGATGAAATGTGTGTAGAAGATTAAACaatgtcattttaaaaactTATAGGGTATTACAAGAATTGAAAATATTCATCAAATGCTCAACTCCGTTTTTATAAATGCAACTTACATGTTACTTTTAAAAATTGTTGTCTAAAGACCGCTGCTTTTAAAATAAGgtgaatattttatttttaccaaacatttttttattgctTAATTTAGAAGTGAAGCTGTTTTTTGTGGAAACAAAAAAATACCGAAGGAGCCTTACACTAATgagcttcttcttttttaacggacaaaattttggagaaattttttttttttcttcgaacaGAACACACATTGTCAATCCTTCATGAATAATTTCTTGTTATAGCAATCTTcacaataaaataaagaagaccAAATTGCACTAATAGACTTTATAGTTACCTGAAATTTCACTTGTTCCTGTAGTTTTTTGTTAGACTGTCGTCCTTATAGTTTCGTTATATTTTCACTTTAGTCCAGTTGTTAACCTAGTTGGTTTTCCTATCCATGTGTGTTTACATCTTCTCATTTGAAAAATGAGAATTGGAAGAAATTTTGACTCATTTAGCCAAATAAAGGACAGGGGTGATAGAATTCTAAGTGAACTGAAGGGAGAATCAGTGCAACTTAGGCAAGTGaagaaaactaaaacaaaaagatAAGAATAAAGCATTAATTATGTATATCTTGTCCACGTTTGAGAGAATACACTTCCCACCACTAAAAGCCGTAGTGATTTATGCTCTCATCTTGAGTTGAgtaaaaaaaacataagcaCTATAGACTACATAATCACTaatatacaaaaacaaaaattagtaaACTAAGCATGAATTACTATTGAATCGGTACTGAGACATTGATGTTGGTGTATGGACAAAAATGCTAAGGGAATATTGTTTGTGAAAGACTACACTAATTCAGACCATATGAAATCTACAAAATGTAGGTCCACACAAGGATGTGTCTTCATTTTGAATGAAGGAGCTATGAGTTGGAGAAGCAATATGCAGAAGTGCATAACGCTCTCCATCTGAGAAACAAAATATGATTCTGCTTCAATGCTAATCGAAAAGTTGTTTTGGATAATGAAGTTCATCACTGGACTTGTCAATGTTCGTACTATTGAATCACTAGTGATATTATTAGGTGATTAAAATGGGGCATTAGCTCAATCCAAGGAACTACGATTTCATGAATCAtcgaaacaaaaataaaaaagcatcgTTAATTACGAGATTATAGAATCTGTGAAGAAGAAGGTGGTTTAGGTATAAGAGTTAATGCTGCATATAACGTAGCGAACCCAATCACTAATTGAGGCGAAAACATAGAAGCTGCTTGATTGACATCTAGATAGTTTTGGTGTGCTTCATTGTGAGCATTagctttagtgcaagtgggagattgttgaaGTTGTGTGCTAAAAACCAATTTTGCAATATTAGATATTATGTAACAACTCCAACTCCATGTTAATTCATTAATAAAGCGCAAGATTAATTCATTCATGAGTTTGGCCTTATATTATGGAGATAATATACTATGGATGAGTCCATAATTTAAGGTATGGAAGCAATGTCATCAACGAGCAACGAGGTTAGGGTAGGGAGACTTGTATTCCATAGTCACTTCATTCTTAAATAAAGTTCCTAGCCATTTGGAAAGTCAATTGGATATTGACTATTAGAAAAGGCCGGTGTATATCACATTAAATTAGCATGATCTCCTTCTACGCGTGTTGGACACGTGATGAATATACAGGTGCTTTTTTTGTTGAACAAGTTCGTTGAACAATGACCGCCCAAGAAGCTTAAACATATGGATGTTTACCACATGTCACACATTAGAAAGCTTCTAGTTGTAGATATCTTATGCTTAACTTTGATTTCACCTCAAAGCCCTCACTACTTCCCAGACCCGATAATCTGATACTCGGGTTCATATGTATGAGTATGGAGATACATGAACGCCAATAAGGATCTGGCACCTTCTAGTAATTTTTCAATAGAAGCAGGGATCCCTTGAAGCCACTTAGAGGTCAATCTCATAAATCTCTAGCTAGAGTAACTATTTATCAAGCTATCTTTGTAAGAACTGCTTGAACATATATATCATGGTGAtcatggatatctatatgtgatTTAACATAATTTCATATCACATAAATCTTGATTGGGATATGGATAATTGAAAAACTGAATAGCATTGTAACTTGAATCAAGGTTAGAAAAAGTATCATGATTATTTCACGTATACTTCTACTAATCCAGAAAGCCATAAAATGTTGCTAAGTGACACTCATGGTTCGTGGAATTAAATTAATTCATTATCTGATTTCATTGCCCTGCTAAGTCACACCTATGGTAATTCTAGCAATGTCAACCTAGATgattagatataattaattgttaattatattgaattaattatttaggACTATTGATAGTGTTCTAAAAATAGATCTAGGCGCTGAATGGAGACTGACTGCCGTGATTAACTTGTAATCGGTCACAAAATCGGAAAATGTATTAGGCGGACGCTAGGCGCGATTAGGCGGGTCTAGACGGAGTTATGACGGTTTTGGTGGGGCTGGGTAGAGGCTAGTAGGCCTACGCGAGCGTATGTTAAGTCGCCATAGTCTGGAAAAAAGTGTGAATCTGGAAATTATGTTGCAGGGttgcaaggaagaagaagatggacaAGTGGGGACCTCCATCTTCTTTTTCTAAGTTAAATGGACCAGATGAGTTCTTTTGGTCCCACCATCCGTGTTTTGGTTACATGCAATGCACGGTTTCCTATCACTATTTTatattcttttatttcttttctttttatgtcACCTAAATCAatcatcgtttttttttttcttatctatTTTTTGTATTACTGTATactcttttccctttttaagACCACTTATATTAAATACACTAACATAACaactttataatatatattattttaaaagaaaaacatatcatttatttattataaagtatatttaatcaattttatatcaaatttacTTAAATACGCCTAGGTCCCACCTAGCCACCTAAGCGTTAAGTTCCCTCTCGTTGCcgcctaacgttttttagaaccttactTATTGGACATGGTTTTAATTAggagtgtgctatccacacatctcattttacttttcacacacctcttgataatttatgtccgttgatcttcttcaattcatccgatccgacggccgaaaatttaaaaagtgtgtgagaagtaaaatgggatgtgtggatatcacacccctttaatTAAACAAGCCCAAGAGGGCAATGAAGTGAGCTTAACGCAAGAGCGAGTCTTGGACAACGACTCGTCTCGAAAACAGGCCAAGCATCGCCCAGATCTCCATAGTTCGTCTTCAAATTGATCAACAGCAAAAGCAGATTTCTTGGGAGCCATAGCAAAAGTATGGAAGGAAAGTGAAACTTTTTCGTAGAAAATTGGAAATTAGGAACTCGTTCAGAAAAGGGGGTAGAAAGTTTTCAACTTTCACTACTCTACcttttagagcaagtccaccggaggGCTTTTTGCCCAGCACCCAGCCGAAAAAATAGGCCAGCCCCTAGTGAATCCCCTCCAGCTGACTCAATtgactggcacccagcccatgccAGTCTCTAGCCCAATCCAAAATTGACTGAGGCGTGGCCCTATCCATCTGACGCCATGTTGACGCCAGCGTGGCGTCAGACggcattttaaattttttttacgcTAGGTGCGTGCAATTGACGCGCGCGTGGGCACGAGTGGCCGACAGGTTGGGCCTGCGGCACCGGGGCACTCACTTCTCACCAGGGAGTCGACGTGGCGCGCTATGtgtcgttggatttccaacggctagttttctagaccgttggatttccaacggtaaaaaatttttaaattttacttttaaattgGACCGTCGGttcacagatcaacggtccacgttttttcccccaaacataaataaataaataaataaaaaggccCAACGGTAAGATTTATtaccgttggccacgtggcacctccttggctcttggatttgaaaaattttcaaatccaacggtccagattaattaactacattaaaattaataaaaaattattaaaaaatacagaaaaaaattaaaaaaaaaacagaaaattttaaaaaaagttatttttgttttctataaatacttaaccctcatcttccacctttacaccacatttcaatattttctacactttgagagaaaaaaatgtcttcgtggaagctttggttgaaaatcttagcggaaatctattcacaaaatagtacgttcagataatgacacgtggcgtgacgagattcgttaaaaatcctatccgaaattaaaactattttatttttttattcttttagaaaaattttaaaaatattttaaatgggttaGGTGCCAGCGTATTTTGTAAGggtggagatcgtttgtgccagcgcatttttttagggatggagatgcattggcctattactgttcattggagtatgttactgttcactggagTGGATAAATGGGTtgggtgctggcacaaagtccttaggggtggacttgctcttactTCTCACACGAACTGAGAGGAGGAGGAGTTACTGGGGCAAGTGCATACCATTCTCAAGAAAGTTATGGTGATGGGAACTCTTACACTGTATATGATCCATGAGATCTAACACTGTATATGATCCCTGAGATCTAAACTCTTACAGCTTTGCCACCCTGTGGTATGATTCTATTGATATGCCCAACCACCCTGATTTCCTCCCGTAGACCCCTTTAGCATTATTCCGCACATCATAGCCTGAATCTTGCTAGAGTTTTACTGCTTTCTTTACATCTTTAGTCTATTTTCAAGTCATGTAGCTCAACCCATCACCCTAGATTTTACTTTTGTAAACGTTTGTAATCTTGAATCTATGATTACATTCAGTTCTCATTTTAGTTTCTATTTCTCCTTCACTCACTTTTTAGGAAAGTACACACTAATCCACACTAAATTCAGCCAACATCCCACTCGATGTACAATCTTTTTGTTAAGAAATTGGTTTTATACGCAACCCTCACACACACCCAAACACAATCACTGTCTATTCACAGCATTCAACGACATGCCTATTTTTCTTTGGaagctttaacgaaaaactcccggtactgttcattttaacgaaaaaccatatttttacactaaaaaattaatcttggtactattcgttttactatttattttgtcattatcattaaaacttaaaatttttaagttttttctttttttctttttttctttttacctgAGCTATCATGTGGATCTGAGACCAGAAGCAAGAGCAAAACGTGTTGAATTTAGTCCAAACTGTGTGAATTTTGACACCAACACCTGGTCCCACCGGCCTACACGTTGAGTGGGGTATCCGTTCCATCTTTGCCGGGAGCTGGGAATTCATGTTTGGtataaatcaaattttaacttAAGTTTACGCGCTTTAAAGTATAGCGGACGTTGACATGAAGGTTTGATATATTTGCATGGCTCAGCATATTTACGTATAATATATAGCTGGCTTTAGTTTTGATTGTCATCTTTCGTTTGGCAACGTACATCCAGAAATATTTTCAGATGTCGTTTTCTGGAATAGCAATACTATGTTTAAATGAGATAAATAAATTTGGGATTTTGTTAaaaatcagaatttataaattgacataaaCCAATTTCCTTATTTGGATTCATGATcttaaaaatttagaattttcgtgtagaaaaaaaattggaatttgaGACCTCTAATTGACAAGTTTAAATTCCAAGTAACatgtaaattttaaaaataacaaattccgtattcaaattcattgttcttttaagttaatcaaataagaaaaattcacaaattctaaataaaaaaattttgtcATTAAATTCCCGTCATTCTAAAATTTCTTAATATTCTTAAATTTCCACattcaaacaaaacataaatctTCTTGTCTCATCAATTTGGCCCTTTTCAATTAAGTTTTGGTTATAATGGTGTTTACAATTTGCCGACTTGGTCCACAGAAttaccatatatatataaagaaaaattaatgaaaatgacttgaaaattttgaattttaacgataaggacaaaataaagggtaaagtgaatagtaccatgattgactttttaatgtaaaaatgtagtttttcgttaaaatgaa
It encodes the following:
- the LOC103444745 gene encoding serine/threonine-protein phosphatase PP1-like, giving the protein MYPRFTSEIPCLYPHFSLRRAGGIHGQYSDLLSLFEYGGWPSHSNYLFLGDYVDHGKQSLETICLLLAYKIKYPQHFFLLRGNHECASINRIYGFYDECKQRFNVRLWKEFTDCFNCLPVAALLEDKILCMHGGLSPELNNLNQINTLKPPTDVPDSGLLCDLMWSDPSKDIEGWGPNDRGISFTFGADRVTEFLQKHDLDLICRAHHV